One segment of Amycolatopsis alba DSM 44262 DNA contains the following:
- a CDS encoding VOC family protein, with product MSTATTTVTGIHHVGVQTADVANALAWYRAFIGAEPAWSLDTFSELTHSRLPGITQLVEIGVGTLRLHLFHRPGRPPIPPTESLVQFQHVCLAVSTPGDLEVLRERWERLYDSGEFTFALTERSTPIVVDDEGVHSFYAYDVNGLELEFTCVPGGS from the coding sequence TTGAGTACCGCGACGACCACTGTCACCGGTATCCATCACGTCGGGGTGCAGACCGCGGATGTGGCCAACGCCCTCGCCTGGTACCGCGCGTTCATCGGCGCCGAACCGGCCTGGTCATTGGACACCTTCTCCGAACTCACCCACTCCCGGCTGCCAGGGATCACCCAGCTGGTCGAGATCGGCGTCGGAACGCTGCGGCTGCACTTGTTCCACCGTCCCGGCCGTCCGCCGATCCCGCCGACCGAGAGCCTGGTCCAGTTCCAGCATGTGTGCCTGGCGGTGTCCACGCCAGGAGACCTCGAAGTATTGCGTGAGCGCTGGGAACGGCTCTACGACTCGGGTGAGTTCACCTTCGCCCTGACCGAGCGGAGCACGCCCATCGTGGTCGACGACGAGGGCGTGCACAGTTTCTACGCCTACGACGTCAATGGTCTGGAGCTGGAGTTCACCTGTGTACCGGGAGGCTCATGA